The following coding sequences are from one Methanosarcina sp. WWM596 window:
- a CDS encoding SDR family NAD(P)-dependent oxidoreductase, whose protein sequence is MSKIVITGGAGFIGSHIAENLAKDGHDIIIVDNLDPYYSVDLKKRNLDIVLKSGDATFINADITNLSRMKEIIDSTVDYVYHEAAQAGVRISVEDPFKPNDVNVLGTLNVLKASLDAGVKKVINASSSSVYGKVKYLPFDEQHPTEPVSPYGVSKLAAEHYCRVFYEVYGLPTTSLRYFTVYGPRMRPDLAISIFTRKMLADEPITVFGDGEQTRDFTYIEDVVEANKRLLYNKSTDGKVLNIGGGNRISVNDLIENLRSITGSASEVINAGKQKGDTEDTLADVDLGNEMIGYEPLFNITKGLNKFVDWFKIEGDIRGFIKQVSVTSSGSQKSMA, encoded by the coding sequence ATGTCCAAAATAGTGATCACAGGTGGTGCGGGTTTTATAGGCTCTCATATTGCAGAAAACCTTGCAAAAGACGGTCATGATATTATTATTGTTGATAACCTTGATCCTTATTATTCTGTTGACCTGAAGAAAAGAAATCTGGATATTGTCCTTAAAAGTGGAGATGCCACTTTTATTAATGCCGATATTACTAATCTCTCCAGAATGAAGGAGATCATTGACAGCACAGTAGATTATGTTTATCATGAAGCTGCCCAGGCAGGTGTCAGAATCTCAGTTGAAGATCCTTTCAAGCCAAATGATGTAAATGTTCTGGGTACTTTGAATGTGCTTAAAGCTTCACTTGATGCAGGTGTAAAAAAGGTAATTAATGCTTCTTCATCTTCTGTTTATGGTAAAGTAAAATACCTGCCTTTCGATGAGCAACATCCTACAGAGCCAGTTTCTCCATATGGCGTCAGTAAATTAGCTGCAGAGCATTACTGCAGGGTATTTTATGAGGTATATGGACTTCCAACCACTTCATTACGCTATTTTACAGTATACGGGCCAAGGATGAGGCCTGACCTTGCAATTTCAATATTTACCCGGAAAATGCTTGCAGATGAGCCCATTACTGTATTTGGTGATGGAGAGCAGACCAGAGATTTTACTTATATTGAGGATGTTGTAGAAGCAAACAAAAGACTTCTTTACAACAAATCAACTGATGGAAAGGTTTTGAATATTGGTGGCGGAAATCGGATCAGTGTAAATGACTTGATTGAAAACTTAAGGTCTATTACCGGTTCAGCATCTGAAGTAATAAATGCTGGTAAGCAGAAAGGAGATACCGAGGATACACTTGCAGATGTTGATCTGGGAAATGAAATGATAGGATACGAGCCTTTATTCAATATCACTAAAGGTCTGAATAAATTCGTAGATTGGTTCAAAATTGAGGGAGATATTCGTGGGTTCATTAAACAAGTTAGTGTTACTTCATCAGGTTCGCAAAAATCAATGGCTTAA